In Pseudomonas sp. MM213, a genomic segment contains:
- a CDS encoding endonuclease/exonuclease/phosphatase family protein, with protein MTSDSKRQTVESTPLNTPPAIHRLRVLTVNTHKGFTALNRRFILPELREAVRSTSADLVFLQEVVGEHERHSSRLNNWPQTSQYEFLADSMWSDFAYGRNAVYPNGHHGNALLSKYPIREYRNLDVSITGPERRGLLHCLLDVPGHAEVHAICVHLSLLESHRQLQLQLLCQLLESLPDDAPVIIAGDFNDWQLQGNAALARHDYLHEAFERHHGRPAKTYPARFPLLRLDRIYLRNASSHEPRILGSKPWTHLSDHLPLAVEVRL; from the coding sequence GTGACCAGTGATTCCAAGCGCCAGACCGTCGAATCGACGCCATTGAACACGCCGCCGGCGATTCATCGACTCAGAGTACTGACGGTCAACACCCACAAGGGCTTCACCGCGCTAAACCGACGCTTCATCCTCCCGGAACTGCGTGAAGCGGTACGCAGTACATCCGCCGACCTGGTGTTCCTGCAGGAAGTCGTCGGCGAACACGAACGCCATTCTTCCCGCCTCAACAACTGGCCGCAGACCTCGCAATACGAGTTCCTCGCCGACAGCATGTGGAGCGATTTCGCCTACGGCCGCAATGCGGTCTACCCCAACGGTCACCACGGTAACGCGCTGCTGTCAAAATACCCGATCCGCGAATACCGCAACCTCGACGTCTCGATCACCGGCCCCGAGCGCCGCGGTCTGCTGCATTGCCTGCTCGACGTACCGGGCCACGCCGAAGTCCACGCGATTTGCGTACACCTGAGCCTGCTGGAAAGTCATCGTCAGTTGCAGCTCCAGTTACTCTGCCAACTGCTTGAGTCTTTACCCGACGATGCACCGGTGATCATCGCCGGCGACTTCAACGACTGGCAGCTACAAGGCAACGCCGCCCTCGCCCGCCACGACTACCTGCACGAAGCCTTCGAGCGCCACCATGGTCGCCCGGCAAAAACCTATCCGGCACGGTTTCCGTTACTGCGCCTGGACCGGATCTATCTGCGCAATGCCAGCAGCCATGAGCCGCGGATATTGGGCAGCAAGCCGTGGACGCATCTGTCGGATCATTTGCCGTTGGCGGTGGAAGTGCGTCTTTAG
- a CDS encoding PIG-L deacetylase family protein has translation MKSVSISDSSLTAQIWNNAPQLDNIPVINTQTLVPPGARAVVIAPHPGDEVVTCGGLLQLLSALGHPLQLISITDGSASHPGSQQWSEKRLSVFRPQESVEALRRLGLPMHSLKWIRGGFTDNALAERELQLTQFIARYLRPGDVVFSTWSEDGNVDHDVVGRASAKAAASVGAAFNEVPVWAWHWPTRDRGLIPWHRARKVRLDTWTVARKSHATHAYASQLDGEPAIGIAPLLPRVLLERMRLPYEIVFV, from the coding sequence ATGAAATCCGTTTCCATCAGCGACAGCAGCCTTACTGCACAGATCTGGAACAACGCGCCTCAGCTCGACAACATTCCCGTCATCAACACCCAGACCCTGGTCCCGCCCGGCGCCCGCGCCGTGGTGATCGCGCCGCACCCCGGCGATGAAGTCGTGACCTGCGGCGGACTGCTGCAATTACTCAGCGCTCTGGGCCATCCCCTGCAATTGATCTCGATCACCGACGGCAGCGCCAGCCATCCGGGGTCACAGCAATGGTCGGAGAAACGCCTCAGCGTGTTTCGTCCCCAGGAAAGCGTCGAAGCCTTGCGCCGCCTCGGTTTGCCGATGCACAGCCTGAAGTGGATTCGCGGTGGGTTCACCGACAACGCCCTGGCTGAGCGCGAACTTCAGTTGACTCAATTCATCGCGCGGTACTTGCGGCCTGGTGATGTGGTGTTCAGCACCTGGAGCGAGGACGGCAATGTCGACCACGACGTCGTCGGCCGCGCCAGTGCCAAAGCCGCCGCCTCGGTCGGTGCAGCGTTCAACGAAGTGCCCGTCTGGGCGTGGCATTGGCCCACGCGTGATCGAGGGCTGATCCCGTGGCACCGCGCCCGCAAGGTTCGCCTCGACACCTGGACCGTTGCGCGCAAAAGCCACGCCACCCACGCCTACGCCAGCCAGCTCGACGGCGAACCCGCCATCGGTATCGCCCCGCTGCTGCCCCGGGTGCTGCTGGAACGCATGCGGTTGCCCTATGAAATCGTCTTCGTCTAA
- the glgX gene encoding glycogen debranching protein GlgX has protein sequence MTSPKKAAPEPQAEASRIREGLPFPLGATWDGLGVNFALFSANATRVELCIFDDAGEVELERIELPEYTDEIYHGYLPDAHPGLIYGYRVYGPYDPANGHRFNHNKLLIDPYAKQLVGQLKWSEALFGYTIGHPDADLSFDERDSAPFVPKCKVIDPAHTWGHDHRVSVPWDKTIIYETHVRGFSMRHPSVPESVRGTFAGLMVDDMLEHIRKLGVSTVELLPIHAFVNDQHLLHKGMTNYWGYNSIAFFAPDPRYLASGKIAEFKEMVAHLHEANLEVILDVVYNHTAEGNEQGPTLSMRGIDNASYYRLMPDDKRFYINDSGTGNTLDLSHPCVLQMVTDSLRYWASEMHVDGFRFDLATILGRYHDGFDERHSFLVACRQDPVLRQVKMIAEPWDIGPGGYQVGRFPPGWVEWNDKFRDTVRAFWKGDDGQLADFASRMTASGEMFNQRGRRPYASVNFVTAHDGFTLNDLVSYNEKHNEANDENNQDGSNNNLSWNHGVEGPTDDPEINALRQRQMRNFFATLLLSQGTPMLVAGDEFARTQDGNNNAYCQDSEIGWVNWDLSEDGKALLKFVKRLIKLRLAYPILRRGRFLVGNYNEDIGVKDVTWLAPDGSEMSTEQWEESHGKCLGMLLDGRAQETGIRRKGGDATLLLVVNAHHDIVNFTLPQVPDGRFWTCMVDTNQPSIRGQERFEFGHEYSVTGRSLLLFELQREEEE, from the coding sequence ATGACCAGTCCAAAAAAAGCCGCGCCAGAACCTCAGGCCGAGGCTTCGCGAATCCGGGAAGGCCTGCCCTTTCCGCTAGGCGCCACCTGGGATGGTCTGGGGGTCAACTTCGCCTTGTTCTCCGCCAACGCGACCCGAGTTGAACTGTGCATCTTCGATGACGCCGGCGAAGTTGAACTGGAGCGCATCGAACTGCCGGAATACACCGACGAGATCTACCACGGCTACCTCCCCGACGCTCATCCGGGGCTGATCTACGGCTACCGTGTTTATGGCCCGTATGACCCGGCCAACGGGCATCGCTTCAATCACAACAAACTGTTGATCGACCCCTACGCCAAACAACTGGTCGGCCAGTTGAAGTGGTCCGAAGCACTGTTCGGCTACACCATCGGCCACCCCGACGCCGACCTCAGTTTTGACGAACGCGACAGCGCGCCGTTCGTACCGAAATGCAAGGTGATCGACCCGGCGCACACCTGGGGCCACGACCACCGCGTCAGCGTGCCGTGGGACAAAACGATCATTTACGAAACTCACGTGCGCGGCTTCAGCATGCGTCACCCGTCTGTCCCCGAGAGCGTGCGTGGCACCTTCGCCGGGTTGATGGTCGATGACATGCTGGAACACATCCGCAAGCTCGGCGTGTCGACCGTGGAATTGCTGCCGATTCACGCGTTCGTGAATGACCAGCACTTGTTGCACAAAGGCATGACCAATTACTGGGGCTACAACAGCATCGCGTTTTTTGCGCCGGACCCGCGCTACCTGGCAAGCGGCAAGATCGCCGAGTTCAAGGAAATGGTCGCGCACCTGCACGAAGCCAATCTGGAGGTGATTCTCGACGTGGTGTACAACCATACCGCCGAGGGCAACGAACAGGGTCCGACCCTGTCGATGCGCGGCATCGACAACGCCTCGTATTACCGCTTGATGCCCGACGACAAGCGCTTCTACATCAACGATTCCGGCACCGGCAACACCCTGGACCTGAGTCACCCGTGCGTGCTGCAAATGGTCACCGACTCCCTGCGCTACTGGGCTTCGGAAATGCACGTGGACGGGTTCCGCTTCGATCTGGCGACCATTCTCGGGCGCTACCACGACGGTTTCGATGAACGTCACAGCTTCCTCGTTGCCTGCCGCCAGGACCCTGTACTGCGCCAGGTAAAAATGATTGCCGAGCCGTGGGACATTGGTCCCGGTGGTTATCAGGTCGGTCGCTTTCCACCGGGCTGGGTCGAATGGAACGACAAATTCCGCGACACCGTACGCGCGTTCTGGAAAGGCGACGACGGCCAACTCGCTGACTTCGCCAGCCGGATGACTGCCTCCGGTGAAATGTTCAATCAGCGTGGTCGGCGGCCCTACGCATCGGTGAACTTCGTCACCGCTCACGATGGCTTCACCCTCAACGACCTGGTGTCGTACAACGAAAAACACAACGAAGCCAACGACGAGAACAACCAGGACGGCAGCAACAACAACCTGTCCTGGAACCACGGCGTCGAAGGCCCGACTGACGATCCCGAGATCAATGCGCTCCGCCAGCGGCAGATGCGCAACTTCTTCGCCACCCTGCTGCTGTCCCAGGGCACGCCGATGCTGGTGGCCGGTGACGAGTTCGCCCGCACCCAGGACGGCAACAACAATGCCTATTGCCAGGACAGTGAAATCGGCTGGGTCAATTGGGACCTGAGTGAAGATGGCAAGGCGTTGCTGAAGTTCGTCAAACGCCTGATCAAGTTGCGCCTGGCCTACCCGATCCTGCGACGCGGGCGCTTCCTGGTGGGCAATTACAACGAAGACATCGGCGTCAAGGACGTCACCTGGCTGGCGCCGGATGGCAGCGAGATGAGCACCGAACAATGGGAGGAATCCCACGGCAAATGCCTCGGCATGCTGCTCGATGGCCGAGCCCAGGAAACCGGGATTCGCCGCAAGGGCGGTGATGCCACCTTGCTACTGGTGGTCAACGCGCACCACGACATCGTCAACTTCACCTTGCCGCAAGTGCCGGATGGCAGGTTCTGGACCTGCATGGTCGACACCAATCAGCCATCGATCCGCGGTCAGGAGCGCTTTGAGTTCGGCCACGAATATTCGGTCACCGGCCGTTCGCTGCTGCTGTTCGAATTGCAGCGTGAGGAAGAAGAGTGA
- a CDS encoding DUF2934 domain-containing protein, whose translation MSTDDKRIREFAYQIWESEGKPEGHEARHWEMARKLAEAEALAPSKSPKAAGSKAAGTKPAVSKTANGKAGEPKTKAKAKPAAAAKVIPPGEKSTEKKPRAARKPPAV comes from the coding sequence ATGAGTACCGACGATAAACGCATCCGCGAATTTGCCTATCAGATCTGGGAATCGGAAGGAAAACCCGAGGGCCATGAAGCCCGGCACTGGGAGATGGCTCGAAAACTGGCAGAAGCCGAAGCCCTGGCCCCCAGCAAATCGCCCAAGGCGGCCGGCAGCAAAGCGGCAGGCACCAAGCCTGCCGTCAGCAAAACCGCCAACGGCAAGGCTGGCGAGCCGAAAACCAAAGCCAAGGCGAAACCCGCCGCTGCGGCAAAGGTGATCCCGCCCGGGGAAAAATCCACCGAGAAGAAACCTCGCGCAGCGCGTAAACCGCCTGCGGTCTGA
- a CDS encoding malto-oligosyltrehalose synthase, with protein MNQPRATLRLQFHKGFTLDDAVPLVPYFARLGISHVYSSPLLSARAGSMHGYDVVDPTTVNPELGGEAALRRLVSALREQNMGLILDIVSNHMAVGGGDNPWWLDLLEWGRLSPYGEFFDIQWHSPDPLMEGQLLLPFLDSDYGVALQDGTLPLRFDAQHGAFYVQHYDHHFPICPMDYGELLKDDTERLKSLADRFSTLSYQTDAHRLAKPLKDELRELASDPALLHVIEQNLQAYDSLTPDGFQRLHQLLERQSYRLASWRTAADDINWRRFFDVNELGGLRVERPAVFEATHAKIFELVAEGLIDGLRIDHIDGLADPRGYCRKLRRRIDSLAPGRHLPIYVEKILGEGETLHRDWSVDGTTGYEFMNQVSLLQHDPAGTQTLGELWNRFSERPADFRQEAHLARQQILNGSLAGDFESVAQALLQVARDDVMTRDLTLGAIRRALQELIVHFPVYRTYISPCGRSVEDDGFFQQAMDGARQNLSEADWPVLDCLARWLGGAPWRKRPVGRPRKMLKHACVRFQQLTSPAAAKAVEDTAFYRSAVLLSRNDVGFNTEQFSAPVADFHAACLNRLEEFPDNLLTTATHDHKRGEDTRARLAVLSERSAWFAEQVPLWQTLARPVRADDAMPSAGDELILYQAILGSWPLELRVDDRPALEDYVKRLWQWQQKALREAKLQSSWSAPNDAYERATQAFIERLLLSPEAELLRAALSKAVTSIAASGALNGLAQTLLRMTVPGIADLYQGNEYWDFSLVDPDNRRPVDYASRQHAMQRPPELPELLANWRDGRIKQTLIARTLNLRAQQAELFQRGTYQALEVVGCEAHRVLAFARSYNQKQAIVIVPIRCAGLLKNSAEPHIGAPQWGDTRVKLPFTTPAENLKGLFSSVAVTEHKELMIGAALGDFPVNLFIQNFEFSSGA; from the coding sequence ATGAATCAACCACGCGCGACCCTGCGTTTGCAGTTTCATAAAGGCTTCACGCTGGACGATGCGGTGCCGCTGGTGCCCTATTTCGCCCGCCTTGGTATCAGCCATGTCTACTCCTCGCCGCTGCTGAGCGCACGCGCAGGTTCCATGCACGGCTATGACGTGGTGGACCCCACCACGGTCAACCCGGAACTGGGCGGCGAAGCGGCGTTGCGCCGTTTGGTCAGCGCGTTGCGTGAGCAGAACATGGGACTGATCCTCGACATTGTCTCCAACCACATGGCGGTCGGTGGCGGCGATAATCCCTGGTGGCTGGACTTGCTGGAATGGGGCCGTTTGAGCCCGTACGGCGAATTTTTCGACATCCAATGGCATTCGCCCGATCCGCTGATGGAGGGTCAGCTCTTGCTGCCATTCCTCGACAGCGACTATGGCGTGGCGTTGCAGGACGGCACCCTGCCCTTGCGCTTCGATGCGCAGCACGGTGCTTTTTACGTCCAACACTACGATCATCACTTCCCGATTTGCCCGATGGACTACGGCGAATTGCTCAAGGACGATACCGAGCGATTAAAGTCACTGGCCGACCGTTTCAGCACCTTGAGTTACCAGACCGACGCCCACCGCCTGGCCAAACCGTTGAAAGACGAGCTGCGCGAACTGGCCAGCGACCCGGCCCTGCTTCACGTCATCGAGCAGAACCTGCAAGCCTACGATTCGCTCACGCCGGACGGTTTCCAGCGCCTGCACCAGTTGCTGGAACGTCAAAGCTATCGCCTCGCCAGTTGGCGCACGGCGGCGGATGACATCAACTGGCGGCGCTTTTTCGACGTCAACGAACTGGGCGGCCTGCGTGTGGAGCGCCCGGCGGTGTTCGAAGCCACTCACGCAAAAATCTTCGAACTGGTCGCCGAAGGCCTGATCGACGGCCTGCGCATTGACCACATCGATGGCCTCGCCGATCCGCGCGGTTATTGCCGCAAACTGCGGCGCCGGATCGACAGCCTGGCGCCGGGCCGACACCTGCCGATCTACGTCGAGAAGATTCTCGGCGAAGGTGAAACCCTGCACCGTGACTGGTCGGTGGATGGCACCACCGGTTATGAATTCATGAACCAGGTGTCGTTGCTGCAACATGATCCCGCTGGTACGCAAACTCTCGGCGAATTGTGGAACCGCTTCAGCGAACGGCCCGCCGATTTCCGTCAGGAAGCACACCTTGCCCGTCAGCAAATTCTCAACGGTTCGCTTGCCGGCGACTTCGAAAGTGTCGCCCAGGCGCTGCTGCAAGTGGCCCGGGATGATGTGATGACCCGCGACCTGACCCTCGGCGCGATTCGTCGGGCGTTGCAGGAGCTGATCGTGCACTTCCCGGTGTATCGCACCTACATCAGCCCTTGTGGGCGCTCCGTTGAGGACGATGGGTTTTTTCAGCAAGCCATGGACGGCGCGCGGCAAAACCTCAGCGAAGCCGATTGGCCGGTGCTCGATTGTCTGGCCCGATGGCTGGGCGGCGCACCCTGGCGCAAACGCCCGGTGGGCCGCCCGCGCAAGATGCTCAAGCATGCCTGCGTGCGTTTTCAGCAGTTGACTTCACCGGCAGCGGCGAAGGCCGTCGAGGACACCGCGTTTTATCGCTCGGCGGTTTTGCTGTCGCGCAATGACGTGGGGTTCAACACAGAACAATTCAGTGCACCGGTGGCTGACTTCCATGCCGCGTGCCTCAATCGTCTCGAAGAATTCCCCGACAACCTGCTGACCACCGCGACTCACGACCACAAACGCGGCGAAGACACCCGCGCCAGGCTGGCGGTGTTGAGCGAGCGCAGCGCGTGGTTCGCCGAGCAGGTGCCGCTCTGGCAGACGCTGGCCCGGCCGGTGCGCGCCGACGATGCGATGCCGTCGGCGGGCGATGAATTGATTCTGTATCAGGCGATTCTCGGCAGTTGGCCACTGGAACTGCGCGTCGACGATCGGCCCGCGCTCGAGGACTACGTCAAACGTCTCTGGCAGTGGCAGCAGAAAGCCTTGCGTGAAGCCAAGCTGCAAAGCAGCTGGAGCGCGCCGAACGATGCGTATGAACGTGCGACCCAGGCGTTCATCGAACGTCTGCTGCTAAGCCCCGAAGCCGAGCTGCTGCGCGCAGCCCTGAGCAAAGCCGTGACGTCCATCGCTGCATCCGGCGCACTCAACGGATTGGCGCAAACCTTGCTGCGCATGACCGTGCCGGGCATTGCGGACCTTTACCAAGGCAACGAGTACTGGGACTTCTCGCTGGTCGATCCGGACAACCGTCGCCCGGTGGATTACGCGAGTCGCCAACACGCCATGCAACGTCCGCCGGAACTGCCGGAACTGCTGGCCAACTGGCGTGACGGGCGCATCAAACAAACCTTGATCGCGCGCACATTAAACCTGCGCGCCCAACAGGCCGAGCTGTTTCAACGCGGGACGTATCAAGCGCTGGAAGTGGTCGGCTGCGAGGCACATCGGGTGCTGGCATTTGCGCGCTCGTACAACCAGAAGCAGGCCATCGTGATCGTCCCGATACGTTGTGCAGGCCTGCTGAAAAACAGTGCCGAACCCCATATCGGCGCGCCGCAGTGGGGCGATACGCGAGTCAAATTACCGTTTACCACCCCTGCCGAAAACCTGAAGGGACTTTTTTCCAGCGTCGCAGTCACAGAACACAAGGAGCTGATGATTGGCGCCGCGCTGGGGGATTTCCCGGTCAATCTCTTTATCCAAAACTTTGAGTTCAGTTCAGGAGCATAG